A single window of Phaenicophaeus curvirostris isolate KB17595 chromosome 24, BPBGC_Pcur_1.0, whole genome shotgun sequence DNA harbors:
- the CD34 gene encoding hematopoietic progenitor cell antigen CD34 isoform X1, giving the protein MLFLGSFERMKWTLFWVAFCVVELSGKAAGTPTTSTVLAATDAATKGTSSMAATGEPAAPSSSQPTPQTSMHFFKTEAVTTSQAASPTLPGLSTESVSSQPSQAPTLRLGTPSEPNTMTQGVSTSGSPATQPNVTAQAPRSTPALTSSPATSGHHPTSVATTQLDKSRDNLKSITCHNIKEVNDTGAICLQLNESNSCKQFLERKGSDLWSAICEESAHHIPSPCKIQLAKSEVDRDCMLLILVGEKDPATNVLQESHWEKFGIKSLKPGRVRSHQDFSQKTLIALVTSGLVLAFLGLAGYFLMKRRSWSPAGERLAEDPYYVDNGSQGNTMLMMPHQEQAELQEKPNLNGGTQENGTGQASSQNGHSARQHSPADTEM; this is encoded by the exons GCAAAGCTGCTGGGACCCCAACAACCAGCACTGTGCTGGCAGCCACGGACGCGGCAACCAAAGGCACCAGCAGCATGGCAGCCACCGGAGagcctgcagcccccagcagtTCCCAGCCGACACCACAGACGTCCA TGCATTTCTTCAAAACCGAAGCCGTGACCACGTCCCAGGCAGCCAGTCCCACCTTGCCAGGGCTCAGCACCGAGTCGGTGAGCTCACAGCCCAGCCAAGCTCCCACGCTGCGGCTGGGCACCCCCTCGGAGCCCAACACCATGACTCAAGGGGTCTCCACAAGTGGGAGCCCAGCGACACAACCCAATGTGACAGCACAAGCCCCGAGGTCCACACCAGCTCTGACGAGCTCTCCTGCCACCTCGGGGCATCATCCTACCTCGGTTGCCACCACGCAGCTGGACAAGAGCAGGGACAACCTCAAG tcCATCACGTGCCACAACATCAAGGAAGTGAACGACACTGGAGCCATCTGCTTGCAGCTCAACGAGTCCAACTCTTGC AAACAATTTTTAGAGAGGAAGGGCTCGGACTTATGGAGTGCGATATGTGAGGAGAGCGCCCACCACATTCCCTCCCCCTGCAAGATCCAACTCGCCAAATCGGAGGTGGACCGTGACTGTATGCTCCTCATCCTCGTTGGTGAGAAAG ATCCTGCTACAAATGTGCTCCAGGAGTCTCACTGGGAAAAG tttggaaTAAAATCCCTCAAACCGGGGCGTGTGAGGAGCCACCAGGACTTTTCGCAGAAGACCCTGATCGCCTTGGTCACATCTGGGCTCGTGCTGGCGTTCCTGGGCTTGGCTGGATACTTCCTGATGAAGCGTCGGAGCTGGAGCCCCGCAGGAGAGAGGCTG GCTGAAGACCCCTATTACGTGGATAACGGTAGCCAGGGAAACACGATGTTGATGATGCCCCACCAGGAGCAAGCCGAGCTGCAGGAGAAGCCAAACCTCAACGGCGGGACCCAGGAGAACGGCACTGGCCAAGCGTCCTCCCAAAACGGCCACTCAGCCAGGCAGCACAGCCCCGCCGACACCGAAATGTGA
- the CD34 gene encoding hematopoietic progenitor cell antigen CD34 isoform X2: MLFLGSFERMKWTLFWVAFCVVELSGKAAGTPTTSTVLAATDAATKGTSSMAATGEPAAPSSSQPTPQTSTVTTSQAASPTLPGLSTESVSSQPSQAPTLRLGTPSEPNTMTQGVSTSGSPATQPNVTAQAPRSTPALTSSPATSGHHPTSVATTQLDKSRDNLKSITCHNIKEVNDTGAICLQLNESNSCKQFLERKGSDLWSAICEESAHHIPSPCKIQLAKSEVDRDCMLLILVGEKDPATNVLQESHWEKFGIKSLKPGRVRSHQDFSQKTLIALVTSGLVLAFLGLAGYFLMKRRSWSPAGERLAEDPYYVDNGSQGNTMLMMPHQEQAELQEKPNLNGGTQENGTGQASSQNGHSARQHSPADTEM; encoded by the exons GCAAAGCTGCTGGGACCCCAACAACCAGCACTGTGCTGGCAGCCACGGACGCGGCAACCAAAGGCACCAGCAGCATGGCAGCCACCGGAGagcctgcagcccccagcagtTCCCAGCCGACACCACAGACGTCCA CCGTGACCACGTCCCAGGCAGCCAGTCCCACCTTGCCAGGGCTCAGCACCGAGTCGGTGAGCTCACAGCCCAGCCAAGCTCCCACGCTGCGGCTGGGCACCCCCTCGGAGCCCAACACCATGACTCAAGGGGTCTCCACAAGTGGGAGCCCAGCGACACAACCCAATGTGACAGCACAAGCCCCGAGGTCCACACCAGCTCTGACGAGCTCTCCTGCCACCTCGGGGCATCATCCTACCTCGGTTGCCACCACGCAGCTGGACAAGAGCAGGGACAACCTCAAG tcCATCACGTGCCACAACATCAAGGAAGTGAACGACACTGGAGCCATCTGCTTGCAGCTCAACGAGTCCAACTCTTGC AAACAATTTTTAGAGAGGAAGGGCTCGGACTTATGGAGTGCGATATGTGAGGAGAGCGCCCACCACATTCCCTCCCCCTGCAAGATCCAACTCGCCAAATCGGAGGTGGACCGTGACTGTATGCTCCTCATCCTCGTTGGTGAGAAAG ATCCTGCTACAAATGTGCTCCAGGAGTCTCACTGGGAAAAG tttggaaTAAAATCCCTCAAACCGGGGCGTGTGAGGAGCCACCAGGACTTTTCGCAGAAGACCCTGATCGCCTTGGTCACATCTGGGCTCGTGCTGGCGTTCCTGGGCTTGGCTGGATACTTCCTGATGAAGCGTCGGAGCTGGAGCCCCGCAGGAGAGAGGCTG GCTGAAGACCCCTATTACGTGGATAACGGTAGCCAGGGAAACACGATGTTGATGATGCCCCACCAGGAGCAAGCCGAGCTGCAGGAGAAGCCAAACCTCAACGGCGGGACCCAGGAGAACGGCACTGGCCAAGCGTCCTCCCAAAACGGCCACTCAGCCAGGCAGCACAGCCCCGCCGACACCGAAATGTGA